A DNA window from Alkalibacter saccharofermentans DSM 14828 contains the following coding sequences:
- a CDS encoding alpha-ketoacid dehydrogenase subunit alpha/beta gives MTKSIFINPKEIRKPGQLEFKPIMLNQYQKKVSDVKDEFSKEELVKMYRDMTMIREFETMIQDLRSTGAYEGIKYDYSGPAHLYIGQEATAVGQAFTLDKNDLVFGTHRSHGELIAKGMSALEKLSDDELVKIMEESSGGDQLKVVEKDFEGSVKDLAAKFYMYGITAEIFGRKNGFAQGLGNSMHAFFIPFGVYPNNAIVGGSAPVALGAALYKKINKQSGIVIANAGDGSLGCGPVWESMSMAGMDQLKVLWDEAHKGGLPIVFNFNNNGYGMGGQTVGETMAYQTLARVGAGINPEQMHAERIDGYNPLAIIDALKRKREILKKGDGPVLLDVVTYRLCGHSTSDTGPYRSKEELEAWTSMDSMKDFKAQLIEASVATEEELAAVEQNTKKLIVDVFKLTIDDEVSPRMDIFAQPDSIEKYMFCNEKKEKMAEGEPDVLAPKEENSRIQRMAKKERVGMKDGKPVPSVKVVQFRDAVFESLMDKFYTDPTLISFGEDLRDWGGAYGVYKNMEESIPYHRLFNSPISESAIVGAAVGYAMLGGRSVPELMYCDFMGRAGDEIFNQLAKWQSMTAGQLKMPVVLRVSVGAKYGAQHSQDWSSLCAHVPGLKVVFPATPYDAKGLLNSALNGTDPVVFFESQRLYGVGEMFNPEGVPEEYYEIPIGEPDIKRVGKDITILSIGATLYNAMKAAEELEDKYGISAEVIDARSVVPFNYEPVIESVKKTGRILLTSDACQRNSVLNDFAQNISELAFDYLDAPPVVVGARNWITPIYELEDHFFPQPDWILDAVNEKILPLEGHKPKFNFTKGEQIRRNQLGV, from the coding sequence ATGACAAAGAGCATATTTATAAATCCAAAGGAAATAAGAAAACCCGGACAGCTTGAGTTTAAGCCAATTATGTTAAATCAGTATCAAAAAAAGGTATCAGACGTAAAAGATGAATTTTCAAAAGAAGAACTCGTCAAAATGTACCGTGACATGACAATGATCAGGGAATTTGAAACAATGATACAGGATTTAAGATCTACAGGAGCTTACGAAGGAATCAAATATGACTATTCAGGTCCGGCGCACTTGTACATAGGCCAGGAAGCTACTGCGGTGGGACAGGCATTTACTCTTGATAAAAACGACTTGGTTTTCGGAACCCATAGAAGCCACGGTGAGCTTATAGCAAAGGGAATGAGCGCCCTTGAAAAATTAAGTGACGACGAGCTCGTAAAAATAATGGAAGAGTCGAGTGGCGGTGACCAGCTTAAAGTTGTGGAAAAGGATTTTGAGGGAAGCGTAAAGGACTTGGCTGCAAAGTTCTACATGTACGGAATCACAGCTGAAATATTCGGCAGGAAAAACGGATTTGCACAGGGACTTGGAAACTCTATGCATGCGTTTTTCATACCATTTGGAGTATATCCAAACAACGCCATAGTAGGGGGCAGCGCTCCTGTTGCATTGGGAGCAGCCCTTTACAAGAAGATAAACAAACAAAGCGGCATAGTAATAGCAAATGCAGGCGATGGATCATTGGGATGCGGCCCTGTCTGGGAGTCCATGAGCATGGCTGGAATGGATCAGCTTAAAGTGCTATGGGATGAAGCCCATAAAGGTGGTCTTCCTATCGTATTTAACTTCAACAACAATGGATACGGCATGGGAGGTCAAACTGTGGGTGAAACCATGGCCTACCAGACACTTGCAAGAGTAGGAGCAGGAATAAACCCTGAACAGATGCATGCAGAGAGAATCGATGGGTACAATCCATTGGCGATAATAGATGCTCTTAAGAGAAAAAGAGAGATACTAAAAAAGGGAGATGGCCCGGTTCTTTTAGATGTAGTTACCTACAGGCTCTGTGGACACTCCACATCCGACACAGGCCCTTACAGGTCAAAAGAGGAGCTAGAAGCATGGACGTCTATGGATTCTATGAAGGATTTCAAAGCCCAGTTGATAGAAGCAAGCGTGGCCACTGAAGAGGAGCTTGCCGCGGTTGAACAAAACACTAAAAAACTTATCGTTGACGTATTCAAGCTGACTATAGATGATGAAGTTTCGCCAAGAATGGACATATTTGCCCAACCTGATTCCATCGAAAAGTACATGTTTTGCAATGAGAAAAAGGAAAAGATGGCAGAGGGTGAACCTGATGTTCTTGCGCCTAAGGAAGAAAACTCGAGAATACAGAGAATGGCAAAAAAAGAACGTGTGGGCATGAAAGACGGAAAACCGGTTCCTTCGGTTAAAGTGGTCCAGTTTAGAGACGCAGTGTTCGAATCGCTAATGGATAAGTTCTATACCGACCCGACCCTAATAAGCTTTGGAGAAGACTTGAGAGACTGGGGAGGAGCTTATGGAGTTTACAAGAACATGGAAGAATCCATTCCTTATCACAGACTTTTCAACTCGCCGATATCTGAATCTGCAATAGTGGGAGCGGCAGTAGGATATGCTATGCTTGGAGGAAGAAGCGTTCCTGAGCTTATGTACTGCGATTTTATGGGCAGGGCAGGAGATGAGATTTTCAACCAGCTGGCAAAATGGCAATCCATGACAGCAGGACAGCTGAAGATGCCTGTAGTCCTAAGGGTTTCGGTAGGAGCAAAATATGGGGCCCAACATTCTCAGGACTGGTCTTCCCTTTGTGCCCATGTTCCTGGACTTAAAGTTGTTTTCCCGGCAACTCCATACGATGCAAAAGGTCTTTTAAATTCGGCTTTAAACGGAACAGATCCAGTGGTGTTCTTTGAAAGCCAAAGATTATATGGAGTAGGTGAGATGTTTAATCCTGAGGGGGTACCTGAAGAATATTATGAAATCCCCATAGGAGAACCGGATATAAAAAGAGTAGGAAAAGACATAACCATACTTAGCATCGGTGCTACTTTATATAATGCCATGAAAGCAGCCGAAGAGCTCGAGGACAAATATGGAATCAGCGCAGAAGTGATAGATGCAAGAAGCGTAGTGCCATTTAACTACGAGCCTGTAATTGAGTCTGTCAAAAAGACGGGCAGGATACTTCTCACAAGCGACGCTTGCCAAAGAAACTCTGTCTTGAATGACTTTGCTCAGAACATTTCCGAGCTGGCATTTGATTACTTGGATGCGCCTCCGGTAGTTGTGGGGGCGAGGAACTGGATAACTCCAATATACGAACTTGAAGATCATTTCTTCCCTCAACCTGACTGGATATTAGACGCCGTAAATGAGAAGATTCTCCCACTGGAAGGTCATAAGCCGAAGTTCAACTTTACCAAAGGAGAACAGATAAGAAGAAACCAATTGGGTGTTTAA
- the lpdA gene encoding dihydrolipoyl dehydrogenase yields MYDLIVVGGGPAGYISAERAGHGGLKTLLIEKASVGGVCLNEGCVPSKTLLHSAKIYDYAKGGEKYGVCCKEVSYDQDKVIDRKDGVVKKLVGGVKAALKANNVELLEADAHIKGKDKEGFLVEAGGQVYKAKYLLIATGSGVLVPPIPGLREGLDEGAVLTNKEILSLREIPESLVVIGGGVIGLEMASYYNSVGSKVTVVEMLEKIAGQNDEELSRILQGNLKSKGIEFILGAKVTKVDGNKVVFEKEGKEREVSGSKILLSIGRRPTTEGIGLENISVNMKRGAVVTDEQMKTNIPGVYAAGDVNGKSMLAHTAYREGEVAINNILGKKDIMRYQAVPSVIYTHPEVASVGETESTAKDKGLDFTVKKISNNYSGRYMAENERGDGITKILIDNEYDRIIGVQIIGSYASEIIYGAGLMIETELPVGDIKELVFPHPTVSEVIREALFS; encoded by the coding sequence ATGTACGATTTAATCGTTGTCGGAGGAGGTCCGGCAGGATATATATCAGCTGAGAGGGCAGGTCATGGTGGACTTAAGACCCTGCTCATAGAAAAAGCAAGTGTGGGAGGGGTCTGCTTAAATGAAGGATGCGTGCCTTCCAAGACGCTTTTGCATTCGGCAAAGATCTACGACTATGCAAAGGGTGGAGAAAAATACGGAGTATGCTGCAAAGAGGTATCCTACGATCAGGATAAGGTTATCGATAGAAAAGATGGAGTAGTAAAAAAGCTGGTAGGGGGCGTAAAAGCCGCATTAAAAGCAAATAATGTAGAGCTTTTGGAAGCTGATGCCCATATAAAGGGAAAAGACAAGGAAGGATTTTTGGTCGAGGCTGGCGGACAAGTCTACAAAGCCAAATACCTGCTGATTGCAACAGGCTCAGGCGTGCTCGTGCCGCCCATACCTGGTCTGAGAGAAGGGCTTGATGAAGGCGCAGTTCTTACAAATAAAGAGATTTTAAGTCTAAGAGAGATACCAGAAAGCCTGGTAGTAATCGGCGGAGGAGTAATAGGACTTGAAATGGCATCCTACTACAACAGCGTAGGAAGCAAAGTCACCGTGGTGGAGATGCTTGAAAAAATAGCAGGTCAAAATGATGAAGAGTTAAGCCGCATACTCCAGGGAAACTTAAAGTCAAAGGGAATAGAGTTTATTCTCGGAGCAAAGGTAACTAAAGTGGATGGAAACAAAGTTGTGTTTGAAAAGGAAGGCAAGGAAAGGGAGGTTTCCGGGTCGAAGATACTTTTAAGCATCGGTCGAAGACCGACGACTGAGGGAATAGGACTGGAAAACATTTCGGTTAACATGAAACGTGGAGCTGTCGTTACCGATGAGCAGATGAAGACCAATATCCCCGGAGTATATGCAGCAGGAGATGTAAACGGTAAATCCATGCTTGCCCACACTGCTTACAGGGAAGGGGAAGTCGCGATAAACAATATCTTAGGAAAGAAAGACATTATGAGATACCAGGCCGTACCTTCTGTTATTTATACGCATCCTGAGGTTGCAAGCGTAGGGGAGACTGAAAGCACAGCGAAAGATAAGGGTCTGGATTTTACAGTCAAAAAGATCTCCAATAATTACAGCGGACGATACATGGCGGAAAATGAACGGGGAGACGGCATAACCAAGATCTTGATAGATAATGAGTACGACAGGATAATAGGAGTTCAAATCATAGGTAGCTATGCATCGGAAATAATATACGGAGCAGGACTGATGATAGAGACGGAACTTCCGGTAGGAGATATAAAAGAACTGGTATTTCCCCATCCTACGGTTAGCGAAGTCATCAGGGAAGCACTTTTTAGTTAA
- a CDS encoding dihydrolipoamide acetyltransferase family protein, producing the protein MAHVVNMPQIGLNEESNMISSWQKEVGDKVSVGDVLFSIETDKSSMDVESEFEGVLLKKFYDEWDACEVLTPVCIIGEEGEDVSDYVVGEDKPAESKPLEEAKEVKEVSVEVSKIDEQPSETEKIFTGISPRAKNLAKKQGVDFNLAKGSGPYGRIIERDIYKLMKEGPVATKAAALSGKDASVEGTGMGGKVTTSDLGKQAIGESTGAKTESEYSIEKLSNVRKIISANLVASLQNTAQLTLNASFDATEILNYRQIVKANSDEDVAKITLNDMVMYAVARTVKDFSYMNAHLVDEEMRMFKDVNLGFACDSPRGLMVPTLRGANKLSLLEVSKGIKTLAGQCQQGNIDPAKLQGATFTVTNLGNLGVENFTPVINPPQTGILGIGKIEYKIKKTEDGFVNYPAMYLSLTIDHRAVDGAPGARFIQSLMENLENFSVLLAK; encoded by the coding sequence ATGGCACATGTTGTAAACATGCCCCAGATTGGTCTTAATGAAGAGAGCAACATGATAAGCTCCTGGCAAAAGGAAGTAGGGGACAAGGTTTCCGTTGGAGACGTGTTGTTTTCAATTGAAACTGACAAGTCTTCAATGGATGTTGAATCCGAGTTTGAAGGAGTGCTGTTAAAAAAGTTCTACGATGAGTGGGATGCATGTGAGGTGCTTACTCCCGTTTGTATTATCGGAGAAGAAGGGGAGGATGTAAGCGATTACGTTGTTGGGGAAGATAAACCTGCTGAAAGCAAGCCTTTAGAAGAAGCGAAAGAAGTAAAAGAGGTTTCGGTGGAAGTTTCAAAAATAGATGAACAACCCTCTGAAACAGAAAAAATCTTCACAGGTATTTCTCCCAGAGCTAAAAATCTAGCAAAGAAGCAGGGAGTAGATTTTAATCTCGCAAAAGGCAGCGGACCATACGGAAGGATAATAGAAAGAGACATATATAAGCTTATGAAGGAAGGCCCTGTAGCTACAAAAGCAGCCGCTCTTTCAGGGAAGGATGCCTCGGTAGAAGGAACGGGAATGGGTGGAAAGGTAACCACTTCTGATTTAGGCAAGCAGGCGATTGGGGAATCAACAGGCGCAAAAACTGAAAGCGAATACTCGATAGAGAAGCTTTCCAATGTTCGCAAGATCATATCTGCAAATCTGGTGGCATCGCTGCAAAATACTGCCCAGTTGACATTAAACGCATCTTTTGATGCAACTGAAATCTTAAACTACAGGCAGATAGTCAAGGCAAACAGCGATGAGGACGTAGCGAAGATAACATTAAATGATATGGTGATGTACGCAGTAGCAAGGACGGTGAAGGATTTTTCATATATGAATGCGCATTTGGTGGACGAGGAAATGAGGATGTTTAAAGATGTAAACTTGGGCTTTGCTTGCGACTCGCCGAGAGGGCTGATGGTTCCCACGCTAAGGGGGGCAAACAAGCTCAGTCTCCTGGAAGTGTCAAAAGGCATAAAGACTCTTGCAGGACAGTGCCAACAAGGCAATATCGACCCGGCAAAGCTTCAGGGAGCCACGTTCACCGTAACGAATTTAGGGAACCTTGGGGTAGAAAACTTCACCCCGGTAATCAATCCCCCACAGACGGGAATTCTAGGCATTGGGAAAATAGAATATAAAATCAAAAAGACTGAGGATGGATTTGTCAATTATCCTGCTATGTATCTTTCTTTGACCATAGACCACAGGGCAGTTGATGGTGCTCCTGGAGCAAGATTCATACAGTCGCTTATGGAGAACCTGGAGAACTTCAGCGTTTTGCTGGCAAAATAA
- a CDS encoding sugar-binding transcriptional regulator produces the protein MDYSKNLLIKVCEFYYNMNMNQQQIANKLNISRVKVSRLLSEAKNKGIVKIEIRYPGDNCIQTEGLLENRYGLEEAVIISSKDKSEDLVFSEVTKIAAEFMEEKITPKDIIGLAWGRTIKNMTYRIPQINKGKHAVQLLGNIGSIDVSGDVIVRKIANALGTSMSLLPAPAIVDSKHIKEAIMSDGKIKSIFEDQKKCTIAFVGIGEANEKSILVETGYLKEEDLTDLKNAKAKGEICGRFIDEKGELCKCSIDERVLGISFEDLKNIPLVVAIATGKEKAEAMKAVLKSGAVNVLITDEVTASLL, from the coding sequence ATGGATTATTCAAAGAATCTTTTGATCAAAGTATGCGAATTCTACTATAACATGAACATGAACCAACAGCAAATTGCAAATAAATTGAATATATCTAGAGTAAAGGTATCAAGGCTCTTAAGCGAAGCCAAGAACAAGGGAATCGTCAAAATAGAAATCAGATATCCCGGAGACAACTGCATTCAAACGGAGGGTCTTTTGGAAAATAGATATGGTCTGGAGGAAGCTGTAATAATTTCTTCAAAGGACAAGTCGGAAGATCTCGTGTTTTCGGAGGTCACAAAAATAGCCGCAGAATTCATGGAAGAAAAGATTACCCCAAAGGATATAATCGGCTTAGCTTGGGGGAGAACTATAAAAAACATGACATATAGGATTCCCCAGATAAACAAGGGCAAGCATGCGGTACAGCTATTAGGCAACATCGGATCAATAGATGTAAGTGGAGACGTGATAGTCAGAAAAATTGCAAATGCCTTGGGAACCAGCATGTCCCTTCTGCCTGCTCCTGCTATTGTAGACAGCAAGCATATAAAAGAAGCTATTATGAGCGACGGCAAGATAAAAAGCATATTTGAAGATCAGAAGAAATGCACCATTGCTTTTGTAGGAATCGGCGAAGCTAACGAAAAGTCGATTTTAGTTGAAACAGGCTACTTAAAAGAAGAGGATTTAACAGATCTTAAAAATGCAAAGGCTAAAGGTGAGATCTGCGGAAGATTCATAGACGAAAAGGGAGAGCTATGCAAATGCTCCATTGATGAGAGAGTCCTGGGGATTTCTTTCGAAGATTTAAAAAACATACCCCTGGTGGTGGCTATCGCCACAGGAAAAGAGAAGGCTGAAGCTATGAAGGCGGTTTTGAAAAGTGGAGCTGTCAACGTTTTGATAACCGATGAAGTAACTGCAAGCCTATTATGA
- a CDS encoding cupin domain-containing protein produces MSQVFFKFNDFNWDGITKIDYKPSGEDGPVTFNETSRQNLVEHEANTDFHLRYFECAKDGFSTLEKHEHVHVVVIARGVGKIIVNDEIFDAKPMDLIVVPPNAWHQLINTSDEPFGFFCTVDAKRDKFTLLTKEEIETLKTNPEIAKFIKVPDKYFG; encoded by the coding sequence ATGAGTCAAGTATTCTTTAAATTCAATGACTTCAACTGGGACGGAATCACAAAAATAGACTACAAGCCCTCAGGGGAAGACGGCCCGGTAACCTTCAACGAGACTTCTAGACAAAATCTGGTAGAGCATGAAGCCAACACTGATTTTCACCTTAGGTATTTCGAATGCGCAAAAGACGGTTTCTCAACTTTGGAAAAACACGAACACGTACACGTGGTGGTCATAGCCAGGGGCGTAGGTAAAATCATCGTAAACGACGAGATATTCGATGCCAAGCCAATGGATTTAATCGTAGTTCCTCCTAATGCATGGCACCAGCTGATAAACACTTCAGATGAGCCTTTTGGTTTTTTCTGTACCGTTGACGCAAAGAGAGATAAGTTCACTCTGCTTACCAAAGAGGAAATCGAAACATTAAAGACAAATCCCGAGATAGCAAAATTCATCAAAGTACCAGATAAATATTTTGGTTGA